A window of the Lepus europaeus isolate LE1 chromosome 5, mLepTim1.pri, whole genome shotgun sequence genome harbors these coding sequences:
- the LOC133759065 gene encoding olfactory receptor 2B6-like has product MKEKEDQGWRNHSSVTEFILLGFSRNPRTNWILFFLFLFLYSCTVLGNGLIVTLIRVDTRLHTPMYFFLSILSVLDLSYATTTVPQMLVHLVSKNKTISYVGCVVQMYIFLTLGITETWIFAAMAYDRYIAICYPLHYGVKMNQTLCVLLVVSSALCGLTCALVYTVFAMNLPYCGPNEINHFFCEIPAVLKLACADTSLNDQVDFILGFILLLIPLSLILASYIHIFMAILRIRSTQGRIKAFSTCASHITVVTMFCIPCMIMYMRPGSEASPEDDKKLALFYNVISAFLNPIIYSLRNKDVKKAFLKLIRMSEDTQ; this is encoded by the coding sequence AAGGAAGACCAAGGCTGGAGAAATCACAGCTCTGTAACTGAGTTTATTCTACTGGGCTTCTCCAGAAATCCCAGGACCAACTggatccttttcttcctctttctctttctatactCATGTACAGTCCTGGGCAATGGGCTCATTGTCACTCTAATCAGAGTAGACACACGTCTCCAcacacccatgtacttcttcctcagcATCCTTTCTGTACTGGATCTCAGCTATGCCACCACCACAGTGCCCCAGATGTTGGTTCATCTAGTAAGCAAAAATAAGACCATCTCTTATGTTGGGTGTGTGGTCCAAATGTACATTTTTCTGACCTTGGGTATCACCGAAACCTGGATTTTTGCAGCCATGGCCTATGACAGATACATTGCCATATGTTATCCACTCCACTATGGGGTCAAAATGAACCAAACCCTGTGTGTACTCCTGGTAGTCAGCTCTGCCCTCTGTGGTCTCACCTGTGCCCTTGTCTACACAGTCTTTGCAATGAATCTGCCCTATTGTGGCCCCAATGAGATCAACCACTTCTTTTGTGAAATCCCTGCTGTCTTGAAGTTGGCCTGTGCAGACACATCCCTCAATGACCAAGTAGACTTCATCTTGGGTTTCATCTTGCTCCTAATCCCATTATCCCTCATCCTGGCCTCATATATCCACATCTTCATGGCTATTCTGAGGATTCGCTCCACCCAAGGGCGGATCAAGGCCTTCTCTACCTGTGCCTCGCACATCACTGTGGTCACCATGTTCTGTATTCCATGCATGATCATGTATATGAGGCCTGGCTCTGAAGCCTCCCCAGAGGATGACAAGAAGCTGGCCCTGTTCTACAATGTCATCTCTGCCTTTCTCAACCCCATTATCTACAGCCTCCGGAACAAGGATGTGAAGAAGGCTTTCCTCAAATTAATCAGAATGAGTGAAGACACTCAATAG